In one window of Frigoriglobus tundricola DNA:
- a CDS encoding sensor histidine kinase, which produces MTDSAVLGTPPLATDPRADRTGADACTPAPAVELPSEIAELAAGFIHEIKNHIGTLSLNLQLLAEDFETAETPRERRALDRVGRLSGECRKLVDLSNDFLRFARLRELHAKPVPLDEVVSRMIDFLGPTARQRNVEIEWFPGSDLPDVCLDCDLFEQALLNLMLNAEQAMPDGGTLTLTGRCEGATVLLDVIDTGVGIEPAALAKLFRPFHTTKPDGNGLGLATTRKIVAAHGGTIGVQSTPGRGTKFTIALPVPAAGGAM; this is translated from the coding sequence ATGACCGATAGCGCTGTCCTCGGTACGCCCCCACTCGCGACCGACCCTCGGGCCGACCGCACGGGTGCGGACGCCTGCACCCCCGCGCCGGCGGTGGAACTCCCCTCGGAGATCGCCGAACTCGCGGCCGGGTTCATCCACGAGATCAAGAACCACATCGGCACGCTGTCGCTCAACTTGCAACTGCTGGCCGAGGACTTCGAGACGGCCGAAACGCCGCGCGAGCGCCGCGCCCTCGACCGCGTCGGGCGGCTGTCCGGCGAGTGCCGCAAACTGGTCGATCTGTCCAACGATTTTCTCCGCTTCGCCCGCCTGCGCGAGCTGCACGCCAAACCGGTCCCCCTCGATGAGGTGGTGTCCCGGATGATCGACTTCCTCGGCCCGACGGCGCGGCAGCGGAACGTCGAGATCGAGTGGTTCCCCGGCTCGGACCTGCCGGACGTCTGCCTCGACTGCGACCTGTTCGAGCAGGCGCTTCTGAACCTCATGTTGAACGCGGAACAGGCGATGCCCGACGGCGGCACGCTCACGCTGACCGGGCGGTGCGAGGGCGCGACCGTGCTCCTGGACGTGATCGACACGGGCGTGGGCATCGAGCCGGCCGCGCTGGCGAAGCTGTTCCGCCCGTTCCACACGACGAAGCCGGACGGCAACGGGCTGGGGCTGGCGACCACGCGGAAGATCGTGGCCGCGCACGGCGGCACCATCGGCGTGCAGAGCACCCCCGGCCGCGGGACGAAATTCACCATCGCCCTGCCGGTCCCCGCGGCGGGCGGCGCGATGTGA
- a CDS encoding pepsin/retropepsin-like aspartic protease family protein — translation MARPIRRWPVVLLAGLLAPPVGAEDRPPAKPAAPADARRAALARAGYTHVPLALDPRRLGLFVDGAVGAEKVKFFLDSGFRETFLDLKLAKRLKLELGAEAASVGVGAERLVGRRTYVSGLTIGTYDTRKDWPNVAAQAADLSGFSNAPGGVLGMGVLEPWAAVADFPARSLYLRPPLATAWPRLAGTWAVTSWQEDGAARKFDPEAPPTLTFADRRLKLTDGAKIREYPIRFGPNDAGDYLLLMDPKDEGKPDPGFVGGGRVKVKDGAMTACLCLRPEKASDIPTEFAAPKGSRCVLLELKHTAPDARKPPPDPLRDLLLKDGYTAVRLDREPDGKRVAAARIGRHDLRLMVDTGTSFSAFDTAGLDKWGAERMGGTVGEGLAGKVKAENVNLRGLMIGEYDTRRAWAVVCGVGVDLAGLNKARAEQKLPPIQGLLGTLDLLNGSAVIDFGTNTLYLRPVKETVGPQLEGKWVGATWEFDGNRGQYKPGDAAIEFKGGRVRLTDPSGGTTEWGFHLADEGDQYRIGLFDPKADKLADGFTAYPGGGLFKLTGDTLTVVTPRPGAREVKEPTEVAAPKGSGLMLVEYKRAK, via the coding sequence GTGGCGCGTCCGATCCGCCGGTGGCCCGTCGTCCTCTTGGCCGGTCTCCTCGCCCCGCCCGTCGGGGCCGAGGACAGGCCGCCCGCGAAACCCGCGGCGCCCGCGGACGCACGCCGGGCCGCCCTGGCCCGGGCCGGATACACCCACGTCCCGCTCGCCCTCGACCCCCGCAGGTTAGGTTTGTTCGTCGACGGCGCGGTCGGCGCCGAGAAGGTGAAGTTCTTCCTCGACAGTGGGTTCCGGGAGACGTTCCTCGACCTGAAGCTGGCCAAGCGGCTGAAACTCGAACTGGGCGCGGAGGCCGCGTCGGTCGGGGTGGGCGCGGAGCGGCTGGTCGGCCGACGGACGTACGTCTCTGGCCTCACGATCGGCACCTACGACACCCGCAAGGACTGGCCCAATGTGGCCGCTCAGGCCGCCGACCTGTCCGGCTTTTCAAATGCTCCGGGAGGCGTGCTCGGCATGGGGGTGCTTGAGCCGTGGGCGGCCGTCGCCGACTTCCCGGCCCGGTCCTTGTACCTGCGGCCGCCGCTCGCGACCGCGTGGCCGCGGCTGGCCGGCACCTGGGCGGTGACGAGCTGGCAGGAGGACGGCGCGGCCCGGAAGTTCGACCCGGAGGCCCCGCCGACGCTCACGTTCGCCGACCGACGGCTCAAGCTGACCGACGGCGCCAAAATCCGCGAGTACCCCATCCGGTTCGGGCCGAACGACGCGGGCGACTACCTCCTCCTGATGGACCCGAAGGATGAAGGGAAGCCGGACCCGGGGTTCGTGGGCGGCGGGCGGGTCAAAGTGAAGGACGGGGCGATGACCGCCTGCTTGTGCCTCAGGCCCGAGAAGGCCAGCGACATCCCGACTGAGTTTGCCGCTCCCAAGGGGAGCAGGTGCGTGCTGCTGGAACTGAAACACACCGCTCCGGACGCCCGGAAGCCGCCGCCCGACCCGCTCCGCGACCTGCTCCTCAAGGACGGGTACACCGCCGTCCGGCTGGACCGGGAACCGGACGGCAAGCGGGTGGCGGCCGCCCGCATCGGCCGGCACGACCTCCGCCTCATGGTGGACACGGGGACCAGCTTCTCCGCGTTCGACACGGCGGGGCTCGACAAGTGGGGCGCCGAGCGGATGGGTGGGACGGTGGGCGAGGGGTTGGCCGGCAAGGTGAAGGCCGAAAACGTTAACCTTCGCGGGCTCATGATCGGCGAGTACGACACCCGGCGCGCGTGGGCGGTGGTGTGCGGTGTGGGGGTCGATCTGGCCGGGCTGAACAAGGCGCGGGCCGAGCAGAAACTGCCGCCGATCCAGGGTCTGCTCGGCACCCTCGACTTACTCAACGGGTCGGCGGTGATCGACTTCGGCACCAATACCCTGTACCTGCGGCCGGTCAAGGAGACGGTCGGGCCGCAGTTGGAGGGCAAGTGGGTTGGCGCGACCTGGGAGTTCGACGGGAACCGGGGGCAGTACAAACCCGGGGACGCGGCGATCGAGTTCAAGGGCGGCCGGGTGCGGCTCACCGACCCGAGCGGCGGAACGACGGAGTGGGGCTTCCACCTCGCGGACGAGGGCGACCAGTATCGGATCGGTCTGTTCGACCCGAAGGCGGATAAATTGGCCGACGGGTTCACCGCGTACCCCGGCGGTGGGCTGTTCAAGCTGACCGGGGACACCCTCACCGTGGTGACACCGCGGCCCGGGGCCCGGGAGGTGAAGGAGCCGACCGAGGTCGCGGCCCCGAAGGGGAGCGGGCTGATGCTGGTCGAGTACAAGCGGGCGAAGTGA
- a CDS encoding GGDEF domain-containing protein: protein MEPSHLVFNIQALSIPPVALLLWQLTRAVAGRFLVAWAAGWVALAAALLCLRLAISADPTAARVAFSAYCCLEYAFGFLLWAGCRNLATGAPLRRDAWVVLGPVAFGLTAPWRLATTDHVLVYHAPILGTFFLLALVATRGYRPGPSHPAFGIRVVRGCLLVLGLLFIHYGPAAYWAVWVNNGQPLEYMLLSPMYNALVEVGLAFGMAMLAVERVRDELEAKNRELAAVSEQLAVAARTDPLTGLLNRRALDALMVGWTDAPFAGSVAVIDLNGLKALNDRFGHAAGDAAIQLVARALKGQFRITDPVFRTGGDEFLVVLAGSRAAEMTGRLEALDGALKAQRLPAVPGAMDLVVAWGLADFAAPAAIPAAIERADRAMYACKDRRKAAALS, encoded by the coding sequence ATGGAACCCAGCCATCTCGTCTTCAACATTCAGGCGCTGTCGATCCCGCCCGTGGCGCTCCTGCTGTGGCAGCTCACCCGGGCGGTGGCCGGCCGGTTCCTCGTCGCCTGGGCGGCCGGCTGGGTCGCACTGGCCGCCGCCCTCCTGTGCCTGCGGCTGGCCATCTCGGCGGACCCGACCGCGGCCCGGGTCGCGTTCTCCGCCTACTGCTGCCTCGAGTACGCCTTCGGCTTCCTGCTCTGGGCGGGGTGCCGCAACTTGGCGACCGGCGCGCCGCTCCGGCGCGACGCCTGGGTGGTGCTCGGGCCGGTCGCGTTCGGCCTGACCGCGCCGTGGCGGCTCGCGACCACCGACCACGTGCTCGTGTACCACGCGCCGATCCTGGGCACGTTCTTTTTGCTCGCCCTCGTGGCCACGCGCGGCTACCGCCCGGGCCCGTCGCACCCGGCGTTCGGCATCCGCGTGGTCCGCGGGTGCCTGCTCGTCCTGGGCCTCCTCTTCATCCACTACGGGCCGGCGGCGTACTGGGCGGTGTGGGTGAACAACGGGCAGCCGCTGGAGTACATGCTGCTCAGCCCGATGTACAACGCGCTGGTGGAGGTGGGGCTGGCGTTCGGGATGGCGATGCTCGCCGTCGAGCGGGTGCGGGACGAACTGGAGGCGAAGAACCGCGAACTGGCCGCGGTGTCGGAACAGCTCGCGGTGGCCGCCCGCACCGACCCGCTCACCGGCCTGCTCAACCGCCGCGCGCTCGACGCCCTGATGGTCGGGTGGACCGACGCGCCGTTCGCGGGGAGCGTGGCGGTGATCGACCTGAACGGCCTCAAGGCGCTCAACGACCGGTTCGGGCACGCGGCCGGCGACGCGGCCATTCAGTTGGTGGCCCGCGCCTTGAAGGGGCAGTTCCGGATCACCGACCCCGTGTTCCGGACCGGCGGCGACGAGTTCCTGGTGGTGCTGGCCGGCAGCCGGGCCGCAGAAATGACCGGGCGGCTGGAAGCGCTCGACGGGGCCTTAAAGGCCCAGCGGTTGCCGGCCGTGCCGGGGGCGATGGATCTGGTCGTCGCCTGGGGCCTGGCGGACTTCGCCGCGCCCGCCGCCATCCCGGCCGCCATCGAGCGGGCGGACCGGGCCATGTACGCCTGCAAGGACCGCCGGAAGGCCGCGGCCCTGTCGTAG
- the mscL gene encoding large conductance mechanosensitive channel protein MscL, giving the protein MRTFFAEFKKFILRGNVVDLAVGVVIGTAFGKIVDSLVKDIFMPIVGVLTGGFDVSGQSVALYKDAKLNWGGFVQSLVTFLVVGFCMFLVVKGVNTLHKYVLNDDGTPAVEPTPAEKLLTEIRDLLKRTAGTTPTAPPPPPPPPG; this is encoded by the coding sequence GTGCGTACATTCTTCGCGGAGTTCAAGAAATTCATCCTCCGGGGCAACGTGGTGGACCTCGCGGTCGGCGTCGTGATCGGGACCGCGTTCGGTAAGATCGTTGACTCCCTGGTCAAAGACATCTTCATGCCCATCGTCGGCGTCCTGACCGGCGGGTTCGACGTGTCCGGCCAGAGCGTCGCGCTGTACAAGGACGCGAAACTGAACTGGGGCGGCTTCGTTCAGTCGCTCGTCACGTTCCTCGTCGTAGGGTTCTGCATGTTCCTCGTGGTCAAAGGCGTGAACACCCTGCACAAGTACGTTTTGAACGACGACGGGACACCGGCCGTCGAACCGACCCCGGCCGAGAAGCTCCTGACCGAGATCCGCGACCTCCTGAAGCGGACCGCCGGCACAACCCCTACTGCCCCGCCGCCCCCGCCGCCCCCGCCGGGCTGA
- a CDS encoding serine/threonine protein kinase, whose amino-acid sequence MVTSDLGACEWFVWDLRRSGLIDRGPLDQIVSEFLRRNPRAEAPALAEFLVDQGTLTAFQAERILNGKSQGLVLGPYVLLDAIGAGSMGQVYKATSKNDNNLYAVKVLPRRSMWNVRLARRQVRSFSTFSHPAVVPFVDVGTAGGLHYLAWPLAEGHTLESIVQQQGKLEPNLAAMYAVQVAQGLTLAHQNNLFHGLVKPSNIMIGPDNQARILDFGIGSLLVENEGESLVDTMSTANTLTSGLDCASPESIMEPTNRTPAGDQYSLGCVLYYALTGRVPFPEGSAVEKMMAHQTKTPMPIVELAPDVPAGLADVVMRLMAKTAEERFTGCDELVEALEPFLGDLSRMPGGVPNTHSGARPGLSSGARPGLAPRSNHGTKVTLPTRSGTTGAAAADRGRPSPAPAAPNVRTPNPQPARGPSAVPSRASFQLPGLADEVADTGSTARAPTTETPRAALPKLPTRGATTGKPAAQPKSPAPQLEPVEEHEGEEAPAWATEAGEEKKANTGVIIIAVVAIVLMVAAYFGATMLMK is encoded by the coding sequence ATGGTGACGAGTGACCTCGGCGCGTGCGAATGGTTCGTGTGGGACCTCCGGCGCAGCGGCCTCATCGACCGCGGCCCGCTGGACCAGATCGTGAGCGAGTTCCTGCGCCGCAACCCCCGGGCGGAAGCCCCGGCGCTGGCCGAATTCCTTGTGGACCAGGGCACGCTGACCGCGTTCCAGGCCGAGCGCATCCTGAACGGGAAGAGCCAGGGGCTCGTCCTCGGGCCGTACGTGCTGCTCGACGCCATCGGCGCCGGCAGCATGGGGCAGGTGTACAAGGCCACCTCGAAGAACGACAACAACCTCTACGCGGTCAAGGTGCTCCCCCGCCGGAGCATGTGGAACGTCCGCCTGGCCCGCCGCCAGGTCCGGTCGTTCAGCACCTTCTCGCACCCGGCCGTCGTGCCGTTCGTGGACGTCGGCACCGCCGGCGGCCTCCACTACCTGGCGTGGCCGCTGGCCGAAGGGCACACGCTCGAATCGATCGTTCAGCAACAGGGCAAGTTGGAACCGAACCTGGCGGCGATGTACGCCGTGCAGGTGGCCCAGGGGCTGACGCTCGCCCACCAGAACAACCTGTTCCACGGGCTCGTGAAGCCGTCGAACATTATGATCGGGCCGGACAACCAGGCCCGGATCCTCGACTTCGGCATCGGCTCGCTGCTCGTCGAGAACGAGGGCGAGAGCCTCGTGGACACGATGTCCACCGCGAACACGCTCACCAGCGGGCTGGACTGCGCCAGCCCGGAGAGCATCATGGAACCGACCAACCGGACGCCGGCCGGCGACCAGTACAGCCTCGGGTGCGTGCTGTACTACGCCCTGACCGGCCGGGTGCCGTTCCCGGAGGGGTCGGCGGTCGAGAAGATGATGGCCCACCAGACCAAGACGCCGATGCCGATCGTCGAGCTGGCCCCCGACGTGCCGGCGGGCCTGGCCGACGTGGTCATGCGACTGATGGCGAAGACGGCCGAGGAGCGGTTCACCGGGTGCGACGAACTGGTCGAAGCCCTGGAGCCGTTCCTGGGCGACCTGAGCCGGATGCCCGGCGGCGTGCCGAACACCCACTCGGGCGCGCGGCCGGGGCTGTCCAGTGGCGCCCGCCCGGGGCTCGCCCCGCGGTCGAATCACGGCACGAAAGTCACGCTCCCGACCCGCTCGGGCACGACCGGTGCAGCGGCCGCCGACCGCGGCCGGCCGAGCCCCGCGCCCGCGGCCCCGAACGTCCGCACCCCGAACCCGCAACCGGCCCGCGGCCCGTCGGCCGTCCCGAGCCGGGCGTCGTTCCAACTGCCCGGACTCGCCGACGAGGTGGCCGACACCGGGAGCACGGCCCGGGCTCCGACGACCGAAACCCCGCGGGCCGCTCTGCCCAAACTGCCGACCCGTGGCGCCACGACCGGCAAGCCGGCCGCACAGCCGAAATCCCCGGCCCCGCAACTCGAGCCGGTGGAAGAACACGAGGGCGAAGAGGCCCCCGCGTGGGCGACCGAGGCCGGCGAAGAGAAAAAGGCGAACACCGGCGTCATCATCATCGCCGTCGTCGCCATCGTCCTCATGGTGGCCGCCTACTTCGGCGCCACGATGCTGATGAAGTAA
- a CDS encoding IS1595 family transposase: MRGKKGVRHPNPDDPPRRRANKRRGHGNFANDRPPVVGVVSRDTGAIVLEVVERTDQETLIAFVTEHTDDGATVYTDEWSGYARLSAEGRGHATVNHTPGQREWARDDDGDGIREVHDNTLEGLWAALRTFLRPFRGISKHYLHQYVAVFQWAYNKVGVAGMVRTLLGLPLSTPTAS, encoded by the coding sequence ATGCGGGGGAAAAAAGGGGTCCGGCACCCGAACCCGGACGACCCGCCCCGACGCCGGGCCAACAAGCGGCGCGGGCACGGGAACTTCGCCAACGACCGCCCGCCGGTGGTCGGGGTGGTGAGCCGGGACACCGGGGCCATCGTCCTGGAGGTCGTCGAACGAACGGACCAGGAGACCCTGATCGCGTTCGTGACCGAACATACCGATGATGGCGCGACCGTATACACGGATGAGTGGTCGGGGTACGCGCGGCTGTCCGCGGAGGGCCGCGGGCATGCCACGGTGAACCACACCCCGGGCCAACGGGAGTGGGCTCGGGATGACGACGGGGACGGGATCCGCGAGGTCCACGATAACACGCTCGAGGGCCTGTGGGCGGCCCTCCGCACGTTCCTGCGACCGTTCCGCGGGATCAGCAAGCACTACCTCCACCAGTACGTTGCCGTCTTCCAATGGGCATACAACAAGGTCGGCGTTGCGGGCATGGTCCGCACACTACTGGGCCTGCCCCTGTCCACCCCGACGGCCTCATGA
- a CDS encoding tetratricopeptide repeat protein translates to MPLDPYSPCPCGSGKKFKWCCAPYFATVEKAFGQEDQGQHETALQTIKGLLSTHASNPSVWLYYAQFLYKSGAAELEEAARTQAGQRGGTEENNTSYGQKFEQAEEALSKALELNPQFGMAYYLRGQFRENEGELIGALLLYRKAAEAYDAEAHDQLAATYIKIYQGESMLNRPVAARAALERAAHFVPADAELRGQLESEFGPSGPYPPAAHKKYTFRPTAKPVPESAATGKLSDARKAFEQLTQVTPDDPAAWFNLGVVLAWLGEQPKAVAALAKSIELETDDYRAEEAGALAEVLRCGFGMENDSDHLGHAFVMPMRDPNTVMRLFGAYEQAGKLRGVQVDQERGMMFGVIVEELPSLIAVGAVNLARIAARVVVIVGQGVVRLSHPNRESVAKVADEIRTALQLAVEQPAESTNPLNFRDVVMEAIAQPTGSGDEAQIEAKLRDYATNFFESVWLHRPLKALAGNAPIDAVGSKVLRKHVFGVVKFQEDCFQAARPHKRVGDQVVPIDLYNFAGLRHKLGLEYVTADPPKVHVPADAPAPAPAPAAGGPPAPAKRDVGAMNAAELAGLDLAALSVGEAEQAMLAAVKLGARDLAVAFAQAGLLKPFDAATPDRYRLYATAITGAAAGGDTARAAELIDAGTKYDTEHNGGQRETEYKLRKAQLYVKSKDAERAAAEFEALVAMHPDEGKFYTTAAEEMLRLKDGARALHFAEGGLETARRTSNRDLEGHCQELAAAARKAT, encoded by the coding sequence ATGCCTCTCGACCCGTACTCGCCCTGCCCGTGTGGCAGCGGCAAGAAATTTAAGTGGTGCTGCGCTCCGTACTTCGCGACCGTCGAGAAGGCGTTCGGGCAGGAGGACCAGGGGCAACACGAGACCGCCCTCCAGACCATCAAGGGGCTCCTCTCCACCCACGCCAGCAACCCGTCGGTGTGGCTGTACTACGCCCAGTTCCTGTACAAGTCGGGTGCGGCCGAACTGGAAGAAGCGGCCCGGACTCAGGCCGGGCAACGCGGTGGAACTGAAGAAAATAACACGAGTTACGGCCAGAAATTCGAGCAGGCCGAGGAGGCGCTCTCCAAGGCGCTCGAACTGAATCCCCAGTTCGGCATGGCGTATTACCTCCGCGGTCAGTTCCGGGAGAACGAGGGGGAGCTGATCGGCGCGCTGTTGCTCTACCGCAAAGCGGCCGAGGCGTACGACGCGGAGGCCCACGACCAGCTCGCGGCCACGTACATCAAGATTTATCAGGGCGAATCGATGCTCAACCGGCCGGTGGCCGCGCGCGCCGCGCTCGAGCGGGCCGCCCACTTCGTGCCGGCCGACGCCGAACTCCGCGGGCAACTCGAGAGCGAGTTCGGCCCGAGCGGCCCCTACCCGCCCGCCGCGCACAAGAAGTACACGTTCCGGCCGACCGCCAAGCCCGTGCCCGAGTCCGCCGCGACCGGCAAACTGTCCGACGCCCGCAAGGCGTTCGAACAGTTGACCCAGGTCACCCCGGACGACCCGGCCGCGTGGTTCAACCTGGGCGTCGTGCTGGCCTGGCTCGGCGAGCAGCCGAAGGCGGTCGCGGCCCTCGCCAAGTCGATCGAACTGGAGACCGACGACTACCGGGCGGAAGAGGCCGGGGCGCTGGCCGAGGTGCTGCGGTGCGGGTTCGGGATGGAGAACGACTCCGACCACTTGGGCCACGCGTTCGTCATGCCCATGCGGGACCCGAACACGGTGATGCGCCTGTTCGGCGCGTACGAGCAGGCGGGCAAGCTCCGCGGCGTGCAGGTCGATCAGGAACGGGGGATGATGTTCGGGGTGATCGTGGAGGAGCTGCCGTCGCTGATCGCGGTCGGCGCCGTGAACCTGGCCCGCATCGCCGCGCGGGTGGTGGTGATCGTCGGTCAGGGGGTCGTCCGCTTGAGCCACCCGAACCGGGAGTCGGTGGCGAAGGTGGCCGACGAGATCCGCACGGCCCTCCAACTGGCCGTGGAGCAGCCCGCCGAGAGCACCAACCCGCTGAACTTCCGCGACGTGGTGATGGAGGCGATCGCGCAGCCGACCGGCTCCGGGGACGAGGCCCAGATCGAGGCCAAGCTCCGCGACTACGCCACCAACTTCTTCGAGAGCGTGTGGCTGCACCGCCCGCTGAAGGCGCTGGCCGGCAACGCGCCCATCGACGCGGTGGGCAGCAAGGTGCTCCGCAAGCACGTGTTCGGCGTGGTCAAGTTCCAGGAGGACTGCTTCCAGGCGGCGCGGCCCCACAAACGGGTCGGCGACCAGGTGGTGCCGATCGACCTCTACAACTTCGCCGGCCTGCGGCACAAACTGGGCCTGGAGTACGTGACCGCCGACCCGCCGAAGGTCCACGTGCCCGCCGACGCCCCGGCTCCCGCCCCGGCCCCGGCGGCGGGCGGCCCGCCGGCCCCGGCCAAGCGCGACGTCGGCGCGATGAACGCGGCCGAACTCGCGGGGCTGGACCTCGCGGCGCTGTCGGTGGGCGAGGCGGAACAGGCCATGCTCGCCGCGGTGAAGCTGGGCGCGCGGGACCTGGCGGTCGCGTTCGCGCAGGCGGGGCTGCTGAAGCCGTTCGACGCGGCCACGCCGGACCGCTACCGGCTGTACGCGACGGCGATCACCGGCGCGGCGGCCGGCGGGGACACGGCCCGCGCCGCGGAACTGATCGACGCGGGCACGAAGTACGACACCGAACACAACGGCGGGCAGCGGGAAACCGAGTACAAGCTCCGCAAGGCGCAACTGTACGTGAAGTCGAAGGACGCGGAGCGGGCCGCGGCCGAGTTCGAGGCGCTGGTCGCGATGCACCCGGACGAGGGGAAGTTCTACACGACCGCGGCGGAGGAGATGCTGCGCCTCAAGGACGGGGCGCGGGCGCTGCACTTCGCCGAGGGCGGCCTGGAAACCGCCCGCCGGACGAGCAATCGTGATCTGGAGGGCCACTGTCAGGAACTCGCCGCCGCCGCCCGCAAGGCCACGTGA
- a CDS encoding DUF6263 family protein, producing the protein MPVAFTLALALALAAPVPADEVSLAWKLKEGDTFYMATRVGLEQTFTVMGREVTQKVTSESVVRYTVKALKPDQIVIELTYLSNKSKAEGIPGADAANDKLKGVTITATLNGKLEVMKLEGYDKTIDALAAGNEQARVVLKGLLPEELIKQGLRDTFSLVPGGATKLGGTWTRKDTLPLSGLGEVRVTNTSKLDSVKDGTAAVSWTAKGTFKAGNGELPGVPFKFTNADLKLEKLVGSYSFDLAAGRLKSTKTEMELGGSLVLSANGKELPMDMKQKVTQSATISEKNPLKD; encoded by the coding sequence ATGCCCGTCGCGTTCACCCTCGCCCTCGCCCTCGCCCTCGCCGCGCCCGTCCCGGCGGACGAGGTCAGCCTGGCCTGGAAACTCAAGGAGGGGGACACGTTTTACATGGCCACCCGGGTGGGGCTCGAACAAACGTTTACGGTCATGGGCCGGGAGGTCACGCAGAAAGTCACGAGCGAAAGTGTGGTGCGCTACACGGTCAAGGCGCTCAAACCCGATCAGATCGTGATCGAGTTGACGTACCTGTCGAACAAGTCGAAGGCCGAGGGGATCCCCGGGGCCGACGCCGCCAACGACAAGCTGAAGGGCGTGACCATCACGGCCACGCTCAACGGCAAGTTGGAGGTCATGAAGCTGGAGGGGTACGACAAGACGATCGACGCGCTGGCCGCCGGGAACGAGCAGGCCCGGGTGGTCCTCAAGGGGCTGCTCCCCGAGGAGCTGATCAAGCAAGGGCTGAGGGACACGTTCTCACTCGTGCCGGGCGGAGCGACGAAACTCGGCGGGACGTGGACGCGCAAGGACACCCTCCCGCTCTCGGGGTTGGGCGAAGTGCGCGTCACCAACACGTCCAAACTCGACTCGGTCAAGGACGGTACGGCCGCGGTGAGTTGGACCGCAAAGGGCACGTTCAAGGCGGGGAACGGCGAGTTGCCCGGCGTCCCCTTCAAATTCACCAACGCCGATCTCAAGCTCGAGAAGCTCGTCGGCTCGTACTCGTTCGACCTGGCGGCGGGGCGCCTCAAGTCGACCAAGACGGAAATGGAACTGGGCGGGAGCCTGGTCTTGTCGGCCAACGGTAAGGAACTGCCGATGGACATGAAACAAAAGGTCACCCAGAGCGCCACCATCAGCGAGAAGAATCCGCTGAAGGACTGA
- a CDS encoding Gfo/Idh/MocA family protein, whose product MPLTKDTIGVGFIGAGDISVLHATAVKKCPGARLVGLWNRNQDRAKERAAAFGCANYATPEALVADPAIDAVFVLTNLETHLEYTALALGMGKHVLVEKPVGVSVAEIERMKALAGAKDLICMPGHNYVYEGGMVRTRELVEGGDLGTIVSAYVMYNIHHPEEVARRYPGVVRQILTHHSYILLYLVGKPVELCAMKATLHYKEYKEEDIAMVQMRLANGALAHFCASFAADDHAADPWTVMVKVIGTAGSTRYSYRDHVEIKPGLVHSQTYTAYQGSITNEVRHFLIDCLQMGQQPLSTLDDAITAQKLIEAAERSIAERSVVSL is encoded by the coding sequence ATGCCCCTTACGAAAGACACCATCGGCGTCGGGTTCATCGGCGCCGGCGACATTTCCGTTCTGCACGCCACCGCTGTCAAGAAGTGCCCCGGCGCGAGGCTCGTCGGGCTGTGGAACCGGAACCAGGACCGCGCGAAGGAGCGGGCCGCGGCGTTCGGGTGCGCGAACTACGCGACCCCCGAGGCCCTCGTGGCCGACCCCGCCATCGACGCCGTGTTCGTCCTCACGAACCTCGAAACGCACCTGGAATACACCGCGCTCGCCCTCGGCATGGGCAAACACGTCCTCGTGGAAAAGCCGGTCGGCGTGAGTGTGGCCGAGATCGAGCGCATGAAGGCGCTCGCGGGCGCGAAGGACCTGATCTGCATGCCGGGGCACAACTACGTGTACGAGGGCGGCATGGTCCGCACGCGCGAGCTGGTGGAGGGCGGCGACCTCGGCACGATCGTGTCGGCCTACGTGATGTACAACATCCACCACCCCGAAGAGGTCGCCCGGCGCTACCCCGGCGTCGTGCGGCAGATCCTGACCCACCACTCGTACATCCTGCTCTACCTCGTGGGGAAGCCGGTGGAACTGTGCGCGATGAAGGCGACGCTGCACTACAAGGAGTACAAGGAGGAGGACATCGCGATGGTGCAGATGCGGCTCGCCAACGGCGCCCTCGCCCACTTCTGCGCGAGCTTCGCGGCCGACGACCACGCGGCCGACCCGTGGACGGTGATGGTGAAGGTGATCGGCACCGCCGGCAGCACGCGGTACAGCTACCGCGACCACGTCGAGATCAAGCCCGGGCTCGTCCACTCGCAGACGTACACCGCGTACCAGGGCTCGATCACGAACGAGGTGCGGCACTTCCTGATCGACTGCCTCCAAATGGGTCAGCAGCCGCTCAGTACGCTCGACGACGCCATCACCGCACAGAAACTGATCGAAGCGGCAGAACGGTCCATCGCCGAACGTTCGGTCGTTTCGCTCTGA